The stretch of DNA CGCTGCTAAAGCCTTCATTCGTCGGAAAGCTGACCTGAACTCAGTTCAAACGTTTCAAACATCGGTGGAATGACCGGGGTGAATATCAAGGCGAGGGTCTGAGCACTGGCCCGCACTACTGGACACGGCATGGGTGGGTGCCGCACGCAGGCCGCAACAAGGGGAGTAGGGTGCAGACCATGCAGGCTCCCGTTTCTCCTTCGTCGGCGCAGGCCCCCAATCAGGCCATAACTGCCCACACCGTCACCCGGCAGGCCACTGCCGTCGCGTTGGCCGTTACGGCGGGGCACTTTATCAACGACGCGTATGGGGCCATGCTCACGCCCCTGACTCCGGCACTCCAGAGCAAATTTGGGGTCAGCATCGCCGCCGTCACGCTGTTGTCCAGCGTATTCTCCCTCACCAGCAGCGTAATGCAGCCTCTGTTGGGCGTCGTCGGAGAACGGCTGGATCGCCGTTACGCCGCCGCGCTCGGCCCCCTGATGACCGGAATTGGACTCACCTTGATGGGCTTTGTGCCCTGGTTCGGCGCACTGGTGCTGCTGGTGGCGGTCGCGGGCTTCGGCAGCGGCTTTTTTCATCCGGCGGGGGCAGCTTATGTGGCCCAAAACAGCCCACCCGACAAGCGCGGCCTGTGGGCCAGCATTTTTAGTGCAGGCGGCACAGGCGGCATGGCGCTTGGGCCAGTGTTTGCGGGCGTGGGCCTCACGCATCTGCCGTGGTTCGCCCTGATCGGGGCGGTCATTGCTGCCATTACTTTCGCCGTTACGCCTTCCGGCAAGCAGAGCAGCAAGCGCGTAGGGGCTGCCGAATATCTGCGAATCTTCCGGGGGCCAATCGTGTGGCTGTGGGGCATGGCGGTGCTGCGCTCTCTGGCCAGCATGGGCTACAACGCCATGTTGCCGTTTATGCTGCTGGCGCGTGGGTTCGGAGCGCGGGAAGTGGCCCTGACACTGGGCGTGTACGCTGTTGCCAGCGCCATCGGCGGCATCGTGGGTGGGCGAATCAGCGATAAGCGCGGGCGGGTTCCCGTGCTGCGGGCGGCTATCCTCACCACCATTCCGTTTTTTGCCGTCCTGATTCTCAGCAGTCCGGCCAATTGGTGGTATTACCCCCTGACCTTCGTGGTTGGGGCCGCCGTGAACGCCAGTATTCCAGTGGGTGTGGTCGCCGCGCAGGAATACGCGCCCGGTCATGTGGCGGTGGCAAGTTCTATCATGATGGGTTTTTCGTGGGGCTTTGCCGGCATCCTGATTTTCTTGGTGGGCGCGTTGGCCGATGTCACCAGCCCGACAACAGCGGCGTTGGTCAGCCTGAGCCTGCTGATTCCCAGCGCCCTGATTGCCTACAGGTTGCCGGAACCGCAGCGGGCGGCCTTCAACTAAGAAGGGCGGTCAGTGGTGGGCAGAAAGTAAAAGGGGCAAAAGCACGGGCTTGAGAAGCCCCAGCGTTTGCCCCTGACCTTCCTTAGACTTTCAGATCCTCCCCCCTCAGACCAAGCCCCCGGAAACTGAGCCCCCCGCCCCTGTTCACCCGCCCGCGCCCAATTTGCCCAGCCACACGCCCACGCCAAATACCACTGCGCCGCCCACGATCACCTGAACAATGGTCTGGCGCAACGGGCTGTGCATATAGCGCCAGCGGATCAGCGCGATAATCAGCAGTTCGACGATAACCACCACGTAGGCCAGCGTCAGCGCGGTTTGCAGGTCGGGAATCAGGAAGGGAAGTGTGTGCAGCATGCCACCCAAAATGGTAGCCGCGCCCGTAATGACGCCGCGTGCAAAGGGTTTGCCGCGCCCGCTGACCAGGCCGTCGTCACTGAGGGCCTCGGCCAGGCCCATGCTGATGCCCGCACCCACGCTGGCCGCAAAGCCAACCCAGAAGGCGTCCATTGGATTTCCGGTCAGTCCAGCGGTGGCAAAGATCGGGGCCAGAGTGCTGACGCTGCCGTCCATCAGGCCGAGCAGAGCAGGCTGCACCTTTTGCAAAATAAAGGCCTGATCGTGTGCGGGGGGCCGGGTAGCGGGGGGAGTAGGCAAGGCGTCGGGCATAAGACAGTCTAGCCTTAATAGGAATTATTCTCAATAAGGAGATTGATAGAGCCCTGTGAAGCCTATCTCCTCTTCCCGCCGTATCCTGAACTAACCGTGACTTCTGCACCTTTTCCGCCCGCACCGTCTGCCCAGCGCCGTTACGCTGTGGTGCTCAATCCTCACGCGGGGCGCGGCCTCGCCTCGCGCGAGTGGCCCCGGTTGGAAGGAGAGTTACAGGCCCGCCGCTTCGACTTCGAACTGATTTCGGCGGGGTCGGGGGACGACGCATTGGCCCGCGTGCAGGCGCTGCCCGCAGATGTGGCGGTGCTGGCTGTCGGTGGAGACGGCACGGTGGGCGCACTGTTGCCCGCATTGATCGGCAACGGGGCGCGGCCCCTGGCGATTGTGCCGCTGGGCAGTGGCAACGATTACGCCGGAATGTTGGGCCTGAAAGCGGGCCAGTTCGGAGAAGCCCTGGATCGCCTGAGCTACACGCCGCGCCGGGTGGATGCGCTGGAAGCCACCGTGACCGAAGGCGCGGGCGCGGGTGTGCCCCGGCTGCTCCTGAACGGCCTCGGCATGGGTTTCGACGCACAGGTGGCCGCCACCATGCTCCGCGCCCCCGCCCGCCTGACCGGCTTTGGCCGCTACCTGTGGGGCGCGTTGGCTGCCCTGCGCGACCTTCAACTCACTGACCTGACCCTGAGCGTAGACGGCCAGACAGTGTATTCCGGCCCCAGTTGCCTGGCTGCTGTTATGAACGGCACCCGCTACGGCGGCGGTTTTCTGATCAGCCCACAGTCGGACGCGCATGACGGCAAACTGAATGCCCTGGCCAGCGGCCCCGTGACCCGCCCGCAACTGCTTGGCCTGATGGGACGGGTGCTGCGCGGCACGCATCTGGGCCAGCCCCGCGTCTACCACGCCACCGGGCAGGCCGTGACCATTCGCTGGGCCGCGCCCACCCACCTGCACCTCGACGGCGACCTGTCGGGCGAAGTCAGGGAAATTCAGGTGCGGGTGCTAGCGGGCGCGGTGACGTTGCTGAACGGGTAGTGGGTTGCCGGGTGTGGGGAGTAAAGAACGTGGATCGTGGAACGTGGTTTGATTTCTCCCACGATCTACGATCCACGTTCCAGAGTGCCTTACTTCAGCGTCGCAAGTTTGGCTTTGGCGGCGTCCAGATCACGCTTTTGCCAGAACGTGTCGGCGGCGATGGTCACGGCTTTTTCCAGTTGCACGGCGGCGGCGGCCTTGTTGTTCTGGCTCAGCAGGGCGTTGGCGTACTCGATGCGGTGAACGGCTACGTTGGGTTCGAGGGCGATGGCCTTCTCGAAGTTGGGCGTAATTTGCGACTTGCTGCCGCCGATGGCGCGTCCGGCCACACCTTTCAGGCCGCCGACGTCCAAGTTGGCGTGCCACAGACCCAACGCCACGTACACGCCCGCCAATTTGGGGTTCAGCTTGCTGGCCTGATCCAGATTTTTCTTCATGTCCTGGCCGAGGGGGAGGCTCTGAAATACGCCGCTGTACTGCGCGAGGCGGCCCTGAGCGCGGGCCAACTCGAAGTAGGCTTCGGCGTTGTTGGGGTCAAGCTTGATGGCCTGCTTCGCGTAGTTCTGGGCCTTCTCGAATAAGGCTTTTTTGGCGTTGTCGGCGCTCAGGGCTGCTCCGCCCGTCGTGGCTTCAGCGGCCAGCGCAAAGCCGTTGCTGGTGTTCAGGGCGACGGCAGCGGTGGCGGCTTCTTGCCATTTGCCGGAGTCGTACAGGGCTTTGGCAGCCTGCTGAGACTGCGCGTGGGCCACGCCCGAAACGGCAGTCAGGGTCAGGGCGAAGGTCAACAGGGGGCGTTTCGATAGAGCTAGGCGCATGGTAATTCCTCCGGGACAGTGGGTGGTGGGTAATGAGGTGAGTTCAGCCGACAGACATCAGATGACCGCCGGAACCCCTTGCAAGTTAAAAAGCTGTACCGAGTATACACATCCGTACCCCGAAAGTCTGATGGATACGTCAGGAACGGTCTGCACAGGTCGTTATGAACCGGGTGCAACGGCTCCGGGCTGGGGTGGTAGGCTCAGGCCACCTTGATTCCGTCGTTTCTGGACTGCATGTGCCGTTCTCCTTCCTGTGCGGGCGGGTATGGGCGGGCCTGACGCTGCGCCGCTCGACTGGCGCGGCATGTTGGCCGATTTGCGTGCCCATCTGCCGCCCACACCCGGCACGGCGGGAGCAGTACGCGGCAGCCTGCGCTGGCTGGAATCAGAAATGCGGGCGCGCGGCGCAAATCCGGCGTCGGTGCGGAATATTGTTTACCGCGATATAGGCACGCCCGCCGACAAATCAGCGCTGGCAGGCATTCTCACGGACTTGGCGCGGGAAGCAGGCCGTCCCTTACCTACTGCCTCGTTGCCCCGTGCCCCCACCCCCCTGCCCGATGAACTGGAACTCCTGGGCCGCAGCAAAAAGCGGGCTTACAAGCAGTTTTTGGCCGGGGTGCGGGCGGGAAGGACGCCCCGAATGATCGTGACCGGGCGGCAGGGGGCAGGCAAAACGGTGCTGCTGGATCATGTGGCGTCGGCGTTGGCTGCCGAGCATAGGGCGGTGTTACGGCTCTCGCTGGCGGGTGACGCTTCCGAGCAGTTGCCCGCTTCCCCCGCTGCTGGACGTTCTTTTGCAGCGTTGGCGGCGGCTCAGGCCGAAGCCGCCCGCGCTGCGTTGCTGGGCCGGGCGGGATCAGATGGGGCAGGGGTGCTGCTGGCCCGTGTCACAGCCGATCTGAACTGGGCCGGAGACCCGCCCCGCTTGCCCGATGGCACGCCCGTTTCGGCGGCGCTCTGGGCCACCGAACATCTGCTGCGCCGCGCTCCGGCAGGCCTGGCCGTGTTGCTGGCCCTGGAAGATGCGGCAGAATTAAAAGCCCACTTGCCCACGGGCGGGGCAGAAGTCATCGAACTGCACCCCCCCACGCCCGCCGAGGCCCGCGCCTACCTGATGGCCCGCCTCGGCATTGGCCGCGCCGCCGCCGACGCTCTGGTGCGCGAAACGGGCCGCAACCTAGACCGCCTCACCCTGCTGGCGAGCGTGGGCCGGGGCGAGGCAGGACAGGGCGAAAGTGGCGCGGCGCGGCTGGTGGCCGATCCGGAGATTCGTTCTCTGACAGTGGCTTTGGCAGGCCTGTCGGTAGTGGCGCTGCCTGCCGTGATTCCTGACGCCGTTCTCTGGGCTGCTCTTGGGTTCTCGCCCGCCCGCCTGCCGACCCACGCCCGCGCCCTGCTGTCCGGTTCCTCTGACCTGGGTTGGACACCTGCCGACGTGCTGCGGGCCGCCCTGCCGCTGATTCCCGCCACCGAAGCCCAGGCCGCCGCCCGCCGTCTGGTGGCCGTGTTTGAGGAGCTGGGAGACGAATCTGCTGCCGAACTGTCCGGTTTTGCACTGTCTGGATATGCACTGGCTGCCCTGACCCTGCTGCAAGACTGGCCCGCCCTCGCCGCACAGATCAGCCGCCGCCCGGACGATGCCCGCCACTTGCCGCCGCTGTGGGCCGCCATTCGGGGGAGGAAAGAGAAGGATGGTGCATCGACAGAAGCCTTAGAAATCCTTGCCCGTGCGCTGGCGACCCACCACGCCGGACGGGGCGAATACGGCGATCCCCGCGCCCGCGACGCGCTGTTTACCCTGCTGGAATCCCCCCGCGATCCGGTGCGGGCGTGGGCCAGGGTCAAGCTGGCCGAAAGCAGTGTGGACGCCGGAAACTTTGAGGCCGCACGCGGGCAACTGGCCCACCCCGACCTGAGCAATTTGCTGTCAGAGCCTTCGCTAACTTCATCCTGGCCCATCTCTTCATGGACGGTGGCGGCGCAGGCCGATGCGCTGCTGGTGCAGGCGGCGTTGGCCCGCTGGAGCGGAGATTTGGAGGCCGCGACCCGCGCTGCTGGCGACCCCCGCACCGCGCAAGGTGGCCCGCGTGCGGCGCTGTGGCGTGGCCTGATTGCCAAAGATGCGGGATACTGGCCCGAGGCCCTGAGCGCCCTGCAAAGCGTGCCCCCTTCTAGCCCACTCCTGTCGGCCCGCGCCCGCTACCAGGAAGGCGATCTACGGCTGAGGCTGGGCCAACCCGCCGCCGCCCTGCACGCCCTTCAGGACGCCGCCGAACGCTTGCCCCGCGCAGGCGGAAGCGCCGAGGAAACCGCCCGTGTGCTGGCCCGCGCCGCCACCGCCCAGCGCCGACTGGGGCATCCGGCAGAGGGGCTGGCGTTGCTTCAGCGTGCGCTGGGGCTGCTCTCGGCCACTGACTCTGCCCCGCGTGCAGCCGACCCTCGCCCCCGTGAAGACGCCCTGCCCCGCGCCCGCCTGCTCTCGGAGGGATTGCCGATTTTGCTGGCGCTGGGCCGCCCTGATGAGGCGTTGGCTCAGGCTTCTGCGGCCCTGAGTCTGCTTACGGGACTGCTGACCGTGCCGCTCCGGAATGAGCCGGGGGCACGTCAGGCCGAAGCTGAATACCGCCTGCGCCGCACCCAGTACCGCCTCTCCCTGGCGTACCTGACGCGGGGCATCGGGTTGCCGTACCTCTATCCGTTTTGTGGCCCACGCCGCGATCATCCCGATTTACAGCAGGCACGCACGTTGCTGGACAGCTTGTTGCGCCCTGCCTCTGGGTCGTCTGACACGCCCGAACCAGACCGGGAACAGGTCTTGACCTTCGACATCTTGCTGACGCGG from Deinococcus sp. QL22 encodes:
- a CDS encoding VIT family protein, giving the protein MPDALPTPPATRPPAHDQAFILQKVQPALLGLMDGSVSTLAPIFATAGLTGNPMDAFWVGFAASVGAGISMGLAEALSDDGLVSGRGKPFARGVITGAATILGGMLHTLPFLIPDLQTALTLAYVVVIVELLIIALIRWRYMHSPLRQTIVQVIVGGAVVFGVGVWLGKLGAGG
- a CDS encoding AAA family ATPase; this encodes MGGPDAAPLDWRGMLADLRAHLPPTPGTAGAVRGSLRWLESEMRARGANPASVRNIVYRDIGTPADKSALAGILTDLAREAGRPLPTASLPRAPTPLPDELELLGRSKKRAYKQFLAGVRAGRTPRMIVTGRQGAGKTVLLDHVASALAAEHRAVLRLSLAGDASEQLPASPAAGRSFAALAAAQAEAARAALLGRAGSDGAGVLLARVTADLNWAGDPPRLPDGTPVSAALWATEHLLRRAPAGLAVLLALEDAAELKAHLPTGGAEVIELHPPTPAEARAYLMARLGIGRAAADALVRETGRNLDRLTLLASVGRGEAGQGESGAARLVADPEIRSLTVALAGLSVVALPAVIPDAVLWAALGFSPARLPTHARALLSGSSDLGWTPADVLRAALPLIPATEAQAAARRLVAVFEELGDESAAELSGFALSGYALAALTLLQDWPALAAQISRRPDDARHLPPLWAAIRGRKEKDGASTEALEILARALATHHAGRGEYGDPRARDALFTLLESPRDPVRAWARVKLAESSVDAGNFEAARGQLAHPDLSNLLSEPSLTSSWPISSWTVAAQADALLVQAALARWSGDLEAATRAAGDPRTAQGGPRAALWRGLIAKDAGYWPEALSALQSVPPSSPLLSARARYQEGDLRLRLGQPAAALHALQDAAERLPRAGGSAEETARVLARAATAQRRLGHPAEGLALLQRALGLLSATDSAPRAADPRPREDALPRARLLSEGLPILLALGRPDEALAQASAALSLLTGLLTVPLRNEPGARQAEAEYRLRRTQYRLSLAYLTRGIGLPYLYPFCGPRRDHPDLQQARTLLDSLLRPASGSSDTPEPDREQVLTFDILLTRALADPLPAAALHFAERALAMTDHPYAAAQAHAIRAEAHLRAHQIGLALADINRAHALLRRVSLGVGGSGPLPDTHAADPGLAAQLLALEVRATIEEGAGTLLWLRTALQDPALHPFRAGVWREAGRALETHHSAAEDVLQRVYPAPSLARVDALRVRDRLWVLESETGRQD
- a CDS encoding MFS transporter, whose product is MQAPVSPSSAQAPNQAITAHTVTRQATAVALAVTAGHFINDAYGAMLTPLTPALQSKFGVSIAAVTLLSSVFSLTSSVMQPLLGVVGERLDRRYAAALGPLMTGIGLTLMGFVPWFGALVLLVAVAGFGSGFFHPAGAAYVAQNSPPDKRGLWASIFSAGGTGGMALGPVFAGVGLTHLPWFALIGAVIAAITFAVTPSGKQSSKRVGAAEYLRIFRGPIVWLWGMAVLRSLASMGYNAMLPFMLLARGFGAREVALTLGVYAVASAIGGIVGGRISDKRGRVPVLRAAILTTIPFFAVLILSSPANWWYYPLTFVVGAAVNASIPVGVVAAQEYAPGHVAVASSIMMGFSWGFAGILIFLVGALADVTSPTTAALVSLSLLIPSALIAYRLPEPQRAAFN
- a CDS encoding tetratricopeptide repeat protein, translated to MRLALSKRPLLTFALTLTAVSGVAHAQSQQAAKALYDSGKWQEAATAAVALNTSNGFALAAEATTGGAALSADNAKKALFEKAQNYAKQAIKLDPNNAEAYFELARAQGRLAQYSGVFQSLPLGQDMKKNLDQASKLNPKLAGVYVALGLWHANLDVGGLKGVAGRAIGGSKSQITPNFEKAIALEPNVAVHRIEYANALLSQNNKAAAAVQLEKAVTIAADTFWQKRDLDAAKAKLATLK
- a CDS encoding diacylglycerol kinase family protein, with amino-acid sequence MTSAPFPPAPSAQRRYAVVLNPHAGRGLASREWPRLEGELQARRFDFELISAGSGDDALARVQALPADVAVLAVGGDGTVGALLPALIGNGARPLAIVPLGSGNDYAGMLGLKAGQFGEALDRLSYTPRRVDALEATVTEGAGAGVPRLLLNGLGMGFDAQVAATMLRAPARLTGFGRYLWGALAALRDLQLTDLTLSVDGQTVYSGPSCLAAVMNGTRYGGGFLISPQSDAHDGKLNALASGPVTRPQLLGLMGRVLRGTHLGQPRVYHATGQAVTIRWAAPTHLHLDGDLSGEVREIQVRVLAGAVTLLNG